A single Sylvia atricapilla isolate bSylAtr1 chromosome 29, bSylAtr1.pri, whole genome shotgun sequence DNA region contains:
- the PTGES3 gene encoding prostaglandin E synthase 3 isoform X1 produces the protein MGLRGWWGVLAGCCAFLGVSVVTGARRGVAAETAESSRQPASAKWYDRRDYVFIEFCVEDSKDVNVNFEKSKLTFSCLGGSDNFKHLNEIDLFNNIDPNESKHKRTDRSILCCLRKGESGQAWPRLTKERAKLNWLSVDFNNWKDWEDDSDEDMSNFDRFSEMMNNMGGDDDVDLPEVDGADDDSPDSDDEKMPDLE, from the exons ATGGGGCTGCGCGGGTGGTGGGGGGTGTTGGCGGGGTGTTGCGCGTTTCTCGGTGTGTCCGTGGTCACCGGCGCCCGCCGAGGTGTGGCGGCTGAAACCGCGGAAAGCTCCCG gcaGCCTGCCTCTGCAAAGTGGTACGACCGGAGGGACTACGTCTTTATTGAGTTCTGTGTTGAAGACAGCAAAGACGTAAATGTAAATTTTGAAAAGTCCAAACTCACGTTCAG ttgtCTTGGAGGAAGTGATaactttaaacatttaaatgaaatcGATCTTTTTAATAATATCGATCCAAAT GAATCAAAGCATAAAAGAACAGACAGATCCATCTTGTGTTGTTTACGAAAAGGAGAGTCTGGTCAGGCATGGCCAAGGTTAACAAAAGAGAGGGCAAAG CTCAACTGGCTCAGTGTGGACTTCAACAACTGGAAAGACTGGGAGGATGACTCAGATGAAGACATGTCCAATTTTGATCGCTTTTCTGAG ATGATGAACAACATGGGAGGAGACGACGACGTAGACTTGCCAGAAGTAGATGGGGCAGATGAT GACTCACCAGACAGTGATGATGAAA AAATGCCGGATCTGGAGTAA
- the ATP5F1B gene encoding ATP synthase subunit beta, mitochondrial, whose protein sequence is MLGLAGRSAAAAAAAARPLLPRGATAGRDLLPLLLGRGAAPAVAVGARRDYAAQAAPAAKAGSTTGRIVAVIGAVVDVQFDEGLPPILNALEVQGRETRLVLEVAQHLGENTVRTIAMDGTEGLVRGQKVLDSGAPIRIPVGPETLGRIMNVIGEPIDERGPIKTKQFAAIHAEAPEFVEMSVEQEILVTGIKVVDLLAPYAKGGKIGLFGGAGVGKTVLIMELINNVAKAHGGYSVFAGVGERTREGNDLYHEMIESGVINLKDATSKVALVYGQMNEPPGARARVALTGLTVAEYFRDQEGQDVLLFIDNIFRFTQAGSEVSALLGRIPSAVGYQPTLATDMGTMQERITTTRKGSITSVQAIYVPADDLTDPAPATTFAHLDATTVLSRAIAELGIYPAVDPLDSTSRIMDPNIVGPEHYDVARGVQKILQDYKSLQDIIAILGMDELSEEDKLTVARARKIQRFLSQPFQVAEVFTGHMGKLVPLKETIKGFKQILAGEYDHLPEQAFYMVGPIEEAVAKAEKLAEEHA, encoded by the exons ATGTTGGGGCTCGCGGGTCgttccgccgccgccgccgccgccgcggcccggCCGCTGCTGCCCCGCGGGGCCACCGCGGGCCGGGACCTCCTCCCGCTGCTCCtcggccgcggggccgccccggccGTCGCCGTCGGGGCGC GACGGGACTATGCCGCccaggctgcccctgccgccaAGGCCGGCTCCACCACCGGCCGCATCGTGGCCGTCATCGGGGCCGTGGTGGATGTGCAGTTCGACGAGGGGCTGCCCCCCATCCTGAACGCCCTTgaggtgcagggcagggagacgCGGCTGGTGTTGGAGGTGGCTCAGCACCTGG GGGAGAACACCGTGCGCACCATTGCCATGGACGGCACAGAAGGGCTGGTGAGGGGACAGAAGGTGCTGGACTCTGGTGCTCCCATCCGCATTCCCGTGGGCCCTGAGACCCTGGGCAGAATCATGAATGTAATTGGGGAACCCATCGACGAGAGGGGCCCCATCAAGACCAAACA GTTTGCTGCTATCCACGCCGAGGCCCCTGAGTTTGTGGAGATGAGTGTCGAGCAGGAGATCCTGGTGACAGGGATCAAGGTCGTGGATCTGCTGGCTCCCTATGCCAAGGGGGGCAAAATCG GTTTGTTTGGAGGTGCTGGTGTCGGCAAGACTGTGCTGATCATGGAGCTGATCAACAACGTGGCCAAGGCCCATGGTGGTTACTCAGTGTTCGCCGGCGTGGGCGAGAGGACCCGTGAGGGCAACGACTTGTACCACGAGATGATTGAGTCTGGGGTCATCAACCTGAAAGATGCCACTTCCAAG GTCGCCCTGGTCTATGGGCAGATGAACGAGCCCCCGGGTGCCCGTGCCAGGGTGGCCCTGACGGGGCTGACGGTGGCCGAGTACTTCAGGGACCAGGAGGGTCAGGACGTGCTGCTCTTCATCGACAACATCTTCCGCTTCACCCAGGCCGGCTCCGAG gTGTCAGCCCTGCTGGGCAGAATCCCCTCGGCTGTGGGCTACCAGCCCACGCTGGCCACTGACATGGGCACCATGCAGGAGCGCATCACCACCACACGCAAGGGCTCCATCACCTCCGTGCAG gctaTTTATGTGCCGGCTGATGACTTGACTGACCCTGCACCTGCCACCACCTTCGCCCACTTGGATGCCACCACGGTGTTGTCCCGTGCCATCGCTGAGCTGGGCATCTACCCGGCCGTGGACCCCCTGGACTCCACCTCCCGTATCATGGACCCCAACATCGTGGGGCCTGAGCACTACGACGTGGCTCGTGGTGTGCAGAAGATCCTGCAG GACTACAAGTCACTGCAGGACATCATCGCCATCCTGGGTATGGATGAGTTGTCCGAGGAGGACAAACTGACCGTGGCCCGTGCCCGCAAGATCCAGCGGTTCCTGTCCCAGCCCTTCCAGGTGGCCGAGGTCTTCACTGGCCACATGGGCAAGTTGGTGCCACTCAAAGAGACCATCAAGGGCTTCAAGCAGATCCTGGCAG GTGAATATGACCACCTGCCTGAGCAGGCTTTCTACATGGTGGGGCCCATCGAGGAGGCAGTGGCCAAGGCAGAGAAGCTGGCAGAGGAACACGCCTGA
- the PTGES3 gene encoding prostaglandin E synthase 3 isoform X2 gives MQPASAKWYDRRDYVFIEFCVEDSKDVNVNFEKSKLTFSCLGGSDNFKHLNEIDLFNNIDPNESKHKRTDRSILCCLRKGESGQAWPRLTKERAKLNWLSVDFNNWKDWEDDSDEDMSNFDRFSEMMNNMGGDDDVDLPEVDGADDDSPDSDDEKMPDLE, from the exons AT gcaGCCTGCCTCTGCAAAGTGGTACGACCGGAGGGACTACGTCTTTATTGAGTTCTGTGTTGAAGACAGCAAAGACGTAAATGTAAATTTTGAAAAGTCCAAACTCACGTTCAG ttgtCTTGGAGGAAGTGATaactttaaacatttaaatgaaatcGATCTTTTTAATAATATCGATCCAAAT GAATCAAAGCATAAAAGAACAGACAGATCCATCTTGTGTTGTTTACGAAAAGGAGAGTCTGGTCAGGCATGGCCAAGGTTAACAAAAGAGAGGGCAAAG CTCAACTGGCTCAGTGTGGACTTCAACAACTGGAAAGACTGGGAGGATGACTCAGATGAAGACATGTCCAATTTTGATCGCTTTTCTGAG ATGATGAACAACATGGGAGGAGACGACGACGTAGACTTGCCAGAAGTAGATGGGGCAGATGAT GACTCACCAGACAGTGATGATGAAA AAATGCCGGATCTGGAGTAA